One genomic region from bacterium encodes:
- the fabG gene encoding 3-oxoacyl-[acyl-carrier-protein] reductase has product MKLEGKVALVTGAGRGIGRAVAIKLAQEGADVVCISRTQKNADSVAQEVREQGRKAIAAGIDVADSEAVDNLLSDVMKEWSRVDILVNNAGINRDSLLVRMKDEDWDSVLDTNLKGAFICARAAAKVMMKQRYGRIVNVTSIVGLSGNAGQVNYSASKAGLIGLTKSIARELGSRNITCNAIAPGFIETDMTAELNEEMRKKIVQNTSVGRLGTPEDIAGAVLFLCSDESSFISGQVISVDGGLSF; this is encoded by the coding sequence ATGAAGCTGGAAGGCAAGGTAGCTTTAGTAACCGGCGCCGGCCGTGGAATCGGTCGCGCCGTTGCCATCAAACTCGCACAAGAGGGCGCAGATGTCGTTTGCATTAGCCGTACTCAAAAGAATGCCGACAGTGTGGCTCAAGAAGTGCGAGAGCAGGGGCGAAAAGCGATTGCAGCGGGTATTGATGTGGCTGATTCCGAAGCGGTTGATAATTTACTCTCCGATGTAATGAAAGAATGGTCGAGAGTGGATATTTTGGTGAATAACGCCGGTATAAACCGCGATTCATTGCTCGTTAGAATGAAAGATGAAGATTGGGATTCTGTTCTTGATACTAATCTCAAGGGCGCATTTATCTGCGCGCGTGCTGCTGCTAAGGTCATGATGAAGCAGCGATATGGCCGCATTGTTAACGTCACTTCCATCGTTGGTCTTAGTGGAAACGCCGGTCAAGTGAATTATTCAGCTTCAAAAGCGGGTTTAATTGGGCTAACCAAATCGATAGCCCGTGAGCTAGGAAGCCGCAACATAACTTGCAATGCAATCGCTCCAGGTTTTATCGAAACCGACATGACTGCCGAGCTAAACGAAGAAATGCGCAAAAAAATTGTGCAAAATACATCCGTTGGCAGGTTAGGCACACCGGAAGACATCGCTGGTGCGGTACTATTTTTATGTTCTGATGAATCCAGTTTCATCTCAGGTCAGGTAATCTCAGTCGATGGTGGCTTGAGTTTCTAA
- a CDS encoding acyl carrier protein, translated as MDAIILERVKKIIQEELDVNPEEITDNASFVEDLGADSLDIVELVMAIEEEFGVDIPDDDVEKIQTVGQVVSYIEAHGDKAGV; from the coding sequence ATGGATGCAATCATTCTCGAACGCGTAAAAAAGATCATTCAGGAGGAGCTTGATGTTAATCCTGAAGAAATAACCGATAACGCGTCATTTGTCGAAGACCTTGGGGCTGACTCACTCGATATCGTCGAATTAGTAATGGCGATTGAAGAGGAGTTTGGAGTGGATATACCCGACGATGACGTCGAAAAGATCCAGACAGTTGGCCAGGTCGTTTCGTACATTGAAGCACACGGCGACAAAGCCGGAGTCTAA